A DNA window from Thiothrix subterranea contains the following coding sequences:
- a CDS encoding class I SAM-dependent methyltransferase yields the protein MVDFYDELAYETNPFPETHPGNLATLGRLFGIPTASPQQCRVLELGSATGGNLIPMAWHLPHSEFVGVELSGAQVAIGQRIVEQLPLQNIRLEVGDILEIDPAALGQFDYIIAHGVYSWVPAVVREKILAVARECLTPHGLAYISYNLLPGWRMRGSLRDLLLHATREVTGAAAKYHTAIAALERLQQALVGAEADSQRYVQKEITYLLGSHPSYLLHEYLAGENNAFLFSEFLADAQRHELQYVCETDLHTLFDTTLSGVAQAALGDIEDPLQHEQWMDFVRMRAFRKSVLCRADVPLERAVDVDVFTEFFYSADLRLKGKANLSNTKPVAFLTPDNTELTVTHPLSKAALLYLQEVHPYTPDFNELYAHAAERVRDAGGKQFANARSELVSEWFSLYSYRAVYGHLHPCLIKPEWSERPEVSALARLQAAEGWQSVASIRHQALSLDNFSSRLLQALDGTHTVPELTQLLCEEVTAGALPIPGDKQAQVSAKGLEKEIAANVKHLLSVFARHGLLV from the coding sequence ATGGTCGATTTTTATGATGAACTTGCATACGAAACCAATCCTTTCCCCGAAACGCACCCTGGTAATCTGGCGACATTAGGGCGTTTATTCGGGATTCCGACTGCCTCACCACAACAATGCCGGGTATTGGAGTTGGGTTCGGCAACCGGCGGTAATTTGATCCCGATGGCGTGGCATTTACCCCATAGCGAATTTGTGGGGGTGGAGTTATCGGGTGCGCAAGTGGCGATCGGGCAGCGCATTGTCGAGCAATTACCGCTGCAAAATATTCGTTTGGAGGTGGGCGATATTCTGGAGATTGACCCTGCCGCGTTGGGGCAGTTTGATTACATCATTGCCCACGGCGTGTATTCCTGGGTCCCTGCGGTAGTTCGTGAAAAAATCTTGGCGGTGGCGCGGGAATGCCTCACACCGCACGGGCTGGCGTACATCAGTTACAACTTACTTCCCGGCTGGCGGATGCGGGGCAGTTTGCGTGATTTATTATTGCACGCGACCCGCGAGGTAACAGGGGCGGCGGCTAAATACCATACCGCGATTGCCGCTTTAGAGCGTTTGCAACAAGCCTTAGTAGGGGCGGAAGCGGACAGTCAGCGTTATGTGCAAAAAGAAATCACTTATTTGCTCGGTTCGCACCCCAGTTATTTATTGCACGAATATTTGGCGGGCGAAAACAACGCTTTTTTGTTTAGCGAATTCCTTGCTGATGCCCAGCGGCATGAATTGCAATACGTGTGCGAAACCGATTTGCACACCTTGTTCGACACTACGCTGAGCGGAGTCGCGCAAGCTGCCTTGGGTGATATTGAAGACCCGTTGCAGCATGAGCAATGGATGGATTTTGTGCGAATGCGGGCGTTCCGCAAAAGCGTGTTATGCCGTGCCGATGTGCCGCTGGAACGCGCGGTGGATGTGGATGTGTTCACCGAATTTTTTTACAGCGCGGATTTACGGCTTAAAGGCAAAGCGAATCTGAGCAATACCAAGCCGGTGGCGTTTTTGACGCCAGACAATACTGAGCTGACAGTAACGCACCCTCTGAGCAAAGCCGCCTTGCTGTATTTGCAGGAAGTACACCCTTACACACCGGATTTCAACGAGTTATACGCTCATGCCGCCGAACGGGTACGTGATGCTGGCGGCAAGCAATTTGCGAATGCTCGCAGCGAATTGGTGAGTGAATGGTTCAGCTTGTACAGTTATCGTGCGGTGTATGGGCATTTGCACCCTTGCTTAATCAAACCCGAATGGTCGGAACGCCCTGAAGTCAGTGCTTTGGCACGCTTGCAAGCGGCTGAAGGCTGGCAAAGTGTAGCCAGTATTCGCCATCAAGCCCTGAGCCTTGATAATTTCTCCAGCCGCTTATTGCAGGCGTTGGATGGCACGCACACTGTTCCCGAACTTACCCAGCTTTTGTGTGAGGAAGTGACCGCCGGGGCGTTACCAATCCCCGGTGATAAACAAGC
- a CDS encoding leucyl aminopeptidase family protein, with the protein MFTHEKPAHSVAIHPLLPAAWEAFSASLPEAERQWAKLHDFKANAGQLCLIPDGQGGISKVLVGYSADAGVRWALAALPNKLPGGHYHLACDWSAEAQLQASIGWGLGYYRFEYYTKPDNKARPVLFVENQQARAKAFVQAVALVRDLVNQPANHMMPQHLSAATQELARAFDADFSEIVGDDLLKQNYPAIHAVGRASAHAPRLLTLQWGNSEHPAVTLVGKGVCFDTGGLDIKPSQYMRLMKKDMGGAAHVLGLARLIMQLQLPVQLRVLIPAVDNAIGGDAFRPGDILATRAGKSVEVDNTDAEGRLVLCDALADAVSHKPDLLLDFATLTGAARVALGTEIPVFFSNNQALTAKLQAVAAEAEELIWNLPLHRPYFDQLKSGCADFTNSGGSYGGAITAALFLNEFVPESTPWAHFDVMAWNTRERAGRPVGGEAMGLFAVYHYLEAVYRGD; encoded by the coding sequence ATGTTTACACACGAAAAACCGGCGCATTCCGTGGCGATTCATCCGTTGTTGCCAGCAGCGTGGGAGGCGTTTAGCGCCTCTCTGCCTGAGGCGGAACGGCAATGGGCAAAATTGCATGATTTTAAGGCGAATGCAGGGCAACTGTGCTTGATTCCAGACGGGCAGGGTGGCATTAGTAAAGTGCTGGTGGGCTATAGCGCCGACGCTGGAGTACGTTGGGCGTTGGCGGCATTGCCGAACAAATTGCCAGGCGGACATTACCATCTGGCGTGCGATTGGTCGGCAGAGGCGCAGTTACAAGCGAGCATTGGCTGGGGTTTAGGCTATTACCGCTTTGAGTATTACACCAAGCCGGATAATAAAGCCCGCCCGGTGTTATTCGTGGAAAATCAGCAAGCGCGTGCCAAAGCCTTTGTGCAAGCGGTGGCGTTGGTACGGGATTTGGTGAATCAACCCGCAAATCACATGATGCCGCAGCATTTATCTGCCGCTACGCAGGAATTGGCACGTGCGTTTGATGCCGATTTCAGCGAAATTGTGGGTGATGATTTGCTGAAGCAGAATTATCCCGCTATCCACGCGGTGGGGCGTGCCAGTGCTCATGCGCCGCGTTTGCTGACTTTGCAATGGGGTAATTCTGAGCATCCGGCGGTGACGTTGGTGGGCAAGGGCGTGTGTTTTGATACCGGCGGTTTGGATATTAAACCGTCGCAATACATGCGTTTGATGAAGAAAGACATGGGTGGCGCGGCGCATGTGCTGGGCTTGGCGCGATTGATTATGCAGTTGCAGCTTCCGGTGCAGTTACGGGTGCTGATTCCGGCGGTGGACAATGCGATTGGCGGGGATGCGTTTCGCCCCGGCGACATTTTGGCAACCCGCGCGGGCAAATCGGTGGAAGTGGATAATACCGATGCCGAAGGGCGTTTGGTGTTGTGCGATGCATTGGCGGATGCGGTGAGTCACAAGCCAGATTTGCTGTTGGATTTTGCGACGTTAACCGGCGCAGCACGGGTGGCGTTGGGGACAGAAATCCCCGTGTTTTTCAGCAATAACCAAGCATTGACCGCTAAGCTGCAAGCAGTAGCGGCGGAGGCGGAGGAATTGATTTGGAATTTGCCCTTGCATCGCCCGTATTTCGATCAGTTGAAAAGCGGCTGTGCCGATTTTACCAACAGTGGCGGGAGCTATGGCGGTGCAATTACAGCGGCATTATTCCTGAATGAATTTGTGCCGGAATCCACACCTTGGGCGCATTTTGATGTGATGGCTTGGAATACCCGTGAACGCGCCGGTCGTCCGGTGGGTGGGGAGGCGATGGGTTTATTTGCCGTTTATCACTATTTAGAAGCCGTTTATCGCGGCGATTGA
- the ndk gene encoding nucleoside-diphosphate kinase has translation MAIEQTISIIKPDAVAKNVIGQIYSRFENAGLKIVAAKMVHLSQERAEGFYAVHKERPFFGDLVAFMTSGPVMVQVLEGENAVAKNRELMGATNPKNADTGTIRADFADSIDENAVHGSDSAENAAIEIAYFFGTDGLCPRTR, from the coding sequence ATGGCGATCGAGCAAACCATTTCCATTATCAAACCTGACGCAGTGGCTAAAAACGTGATCGGTCAGATCTACAGCCGTTTTGAAAACGCTGGTCTGAAAATCGTTGCTGCAAAAATGGTTCACCTGAGCCAAGAACGCGCTGAAGGTTTCTATGCTGTACACAAAGAGCGCCCGTTCTTCGGTGATTTGGTGGCATTCATGACCTCTGGCCCTGTCATGGTGCAAGTGCTGGAAGGTGAAAATGCGGTTGCTAAAAACCGCGAATTGATGGGTGCAACTAACCCTAAGAATGCAGACACTGGTACAATCCGTGCAGACTTCGCTGATTCCATTGACGAAAATGCCGTTCACGGTTCTGACAGCGCAGAAAATGCCGCGATTGAAATCGCTTACTTCTTCGGTACAGACGGTCTGTGCCCACGCACTCGTTAA
- the rlmN gene encoding 23S rRNA (adenine(2503)-C(2))-methyltransferase RlmN encodes MSDTVKKVNLLDFSHEGLKAYFTSIGEKPFRATQIIKWLHQLNVDSVDQMTNISKPLRQFLTDNAVIRAPEIVMDQQSADGTHKWLLRLDDGNAIETVFIPEDDRGTLCVSSQVGCALDCTFCSTARQGFNRNLTTAEIIGQLWVAKRTLQADPKGARVVSNVVMMGMGEPLLNFDNVINALRLMMDDNAYGLSKRRVTLSTSGVLPALDRLADTLDVSLAVSLHAPNDALRDQLVPLNRKYPIKDLLAMCRQFLEKKTTERNHITWEYVMLDGINDSDANAHELAKILKGIPSKINLIPFNPFPETRYKRSSNNRIHRFRDILTEAGYTVITRKTRGEDIDAACGQLAGQVNDKSRREIHFARIERS; translated from the coding sequence GTGTCTGACACTGTTAAGAAAGTCAATCTGCTGGATTTTAGCCATGAAGGGCTGAAAGCGTATTTCACCTCTATCGGTGAAAAGCCGTTTCGTGCCACGCAAATCATCAAATGGCTGCACCAGCTTAATGTCGACAGTGTTGACCAGATGACCAATATCAGCAAACCGTTGCGCCAGTTTCTCACGGATAATGCTGTGATTCGCGCCCCGGAAATCGTGATGGATCAACAATCCGCCGATGGTACACACAAGTGGTTGTTGCGGCTGGACGATGGCAATGCCATTGAAACCGTGTTCATCCCCGAAGACGACCGGGGAACGCTGTGCGTTTCCTCGCAAGTCGGTTGTGCGCTAGATTGCACTTTTTGCTCCACCGCCCGCCAAGGTTTCAACCGTAATTTAACGACGGCGGAAATCATTGGGCAATTGTGGGTCGCCAAACGCACCTTGCAAGCTGATCCCAAAGGCGCTCGCGTTGTCAGCAACGTGGTGATGATGGGCATGGGCGAACCTTTGCTGAATTTCGATAACGTCATCAATGCCTTGCGCCTGATGATGGATGATAATGCTTACGGTCTAAGCAAACGCCGCGTTACCTTGAGCACCTCTGGCGTATTGCCTGCGCTGGATCGTTTAGCCGATACGCTGGATGTTTCACTGGCTGTTTCCTTGCACGCGCCGAATGACGCATTGCGTGACCAACTCGTGCCATTGAACCGCAAATACCCGATCAAGGACTTGCTCGCCATGTGCCGCCAGTTCTTGGAGAAAAAAACTACCGAACGCAATCACATTACGTGGGAATACGTGATGCTGGATGGCATCAACGATAGCGATGCCAACGCCCACGAACTCGCCAAAATACTCAAAGGCATTCCCTCGAAAATCAACCTGATTCCGTTCAACCCGTTTCCCGAAACGCGCTATAAACGTTCTAGTAACAATCGCATACACCGTTTCCGTGATATTCTGACCGAAGCAGGTTATACTGTTATCACCAGAAAAACACGGGGCGAGGATATTGATGCTGCTTGCGGGCAACTTGCAGGTCAGGTCAATGACAAAAGTCGCCGAGAGATACATTTCGCACGCATCGAACGGTCATAA
- the pilW gene encoding type IV pilus biogenesis/stability protein PilW has protein sequence MKIITYALLALLISSMGGCSNTTSSTDDKTGSYYTQLGIGYLQKGRLDLANMNLEKALAQDSRSAPAHHYYALLQERLKDDAKANKHFRKALSLTPNDSDLLNNYGSHLCRTQQYAAAETAFLKALSDPLYKTPEFAYTNAGICTKKAGNVAAAETYFRQALEKNDRFSEALYQMARLHHEKGEPAKAEAFIYRYNEVAPATPDSLLLCYQVQTRLNETDKADACASTLREKFPDSSAASQID, from the coding sequence ATGAAAATAATAACGTATGCATTGTTGGCGCTGTTGATTAGCAGCATGGGCGGCTGCTCCAACACAACTTCCAGCACTGATGACAAAACGGGCAGTTATTACACCCAACTAGGCATCGGTTACTTGCAGAAAGGGCGTTTGGATTTAGCCAATATGAATCTGGAAAAAGCCTTGGCGCAAGATTCGCGTTCCGCACCGGCACACCATTATTATGCTTTACTTCAAGAACGTTTGAAGGACGATGCTAAAGCGAATAAACACTTCCGCAAAGCACTCAGTCTTACGCCCAACGATTCCGATTTACTGAATAACTACGGCTCACACCTGTGTCGCACGCAACAGTATGCCGCCGCAGAAACAGCTTTTCTCAAAGCGCTCAGTGATCCGCTCTATAAAACGCCGGAATTTGCCTACACCAATGCAGGCATTTGCACCAAGAAAGCGGGCAATGTGGCAGCAGCAGAAACGTATTTCCGCCAAGCACTGGAAAAAAACGACCGTTTCTCGGAAGCGCTTTACCAGATGGCCAGATTGCACCATGAAAAAGGTGAGCCAGCCAAGGCAGAAGCGTTTATTTACCGCTATAATGAAGTGGCACCGGCAACCCCGGACAGTTTGCTGCTGTGTTACCAAGTACAAACACGCTTGAATGAAACGGATAAAGCGGATGCCTGTGCCAGCACCTTGCGGGAAAAATTCCCCGATAGCAGCGCTGCCAGCCAAATTGATTGA
- a CDS encoding helix-turn-helix domain-containing protein, with translation MTETAHSVEERTSAAVQPGDLTALLVACREKAGLDIEQAAEELHLSTHIIKALEREDFAHLPEPPYVRGYLRGYSKLADIDAKELIRTYEALRGAKPDEIAHHFAPARPLNKVAQPMMSTSTLKFIGFGALVLLLGLFSMIPGVRDWANHTWSSFSAQTNPPDTQQRPPSAMEAYVAQKEAMEREKAAAEQQAQQAATPSVPTPAPAPIPEVVATAPSDQATQNPATPAIPAPEATVTSTQDTAAPIEAKAAETTAVTPAPATTPATPAPNTAAMPTVTATASETPVTPPATTPTDTAATPTDATTPPIAGEVSIKMEFAEEVWMQIKGDDKKTLFESLNTAGNIKEFKATPPLNVKIGNAPGVKIFVNGQPFDLTTHTKGSVARFRVE, from the coding sequence GTGACAGAGACAGCCCACTCAGTCGAAGAAAGGACATCTGCTGCGGTGCAACCCGGCGACCTGACCGCCCTGCTCGTGGCTTGCCGCGAAAAAGCGGGACTTGACATCGAACAAGCAGCGGAAGAACTGCACCTGTCCACTCATATTATCAAAGCACTGGAGCGGGAAGATTTCGCTCACCTGCCCGAACCGCCTTACGTTCGGGGCTATTTGCGCGGCTATTCCAAACTGGCAGACATTGACGCTAAAGAGCTGATTCGCACTTATGAAGCCCTGCGCGGCGCAAAACCCGATGAAATTGCCCATCACTTTGCCCCCGCTAGACCGCTCAACAAAGTGGCACAGCCCATGATGTCAACCTCCACCCTGAAATTCATCGGGTTTGGAGCGTTAGTATTATTATTGGGATTATTTTCCATGATTCCGGGAGTGCGTGACTGGGCAAATCATACTTGGTCATCGTTTTCTGCACAAACCAATCCGCCCGACACCCAACAACGCCCGCCGTCCGCCATGGAAGCTTACGTCGCGCAAAAAGAAGCCATGGAACGTGAAAAAGCTGCTGCCGAACAACAAGCTCAGCAAGCAGCAACACCCAGCGTTCCCACACCAGCGCCAGCACCTATTCCTGAAGTGGTAGCAACCGCGCCAAGCGATCAAGCGACGCAGAATCCTGCCACGCCCGCAATACCAGCACCGGAAGCAACGGTTACAAGCACTCAAGATACCGCTGCGCCAATCGAGGCTAAAGCGGCTGAAACAACCGCCGTAACGCCCGCTCCTGCAACAACACCCGCAACACCAGCACCAAATACCGCTGCAATGCCAACCGTTACTGCTACTGCGTCAGAAACACCCGTCACACCACCGGCAACAACCCCGACCGATACCGCTGCAACGCCAACCGATGCCACCACGCCGCCCATTGCAGGTGAAGTCAGCATCAAAATGGAATTCGCCGAAGAAGTCTGGATGCAAATCAAAGGTGATGATAAAAAGACCTTGTTCGAGTCCCTCAACACGGCTGGCAACATTAAAGAATTCAAAGCCACACCGCCGTTGAATGTCAAAATCGGTAATGCACCGGGCGTTAAGATTTTCGTCAATGGTCAACCCTTCGATTTGACCACACACACCAAAGGCAGCGTTGCCCGTTTCCGAGTCGAGTAA
- the hisS gene encoding histidine--tRNA ligase yields MSKNIQSIRGMNDILPDATPAWQYLENTARTLLNRYGYSEIRMPIVEQTDLFSRAVGEVTDIVEKEMYTFTDRNDDSLSLRPEGTAGCIRAGIQHGLLHNQQQRLWYTGPMFRHERPQKGRYRQFHQIGVEAFGMAGPDIDAELIAITARLWKSLGLRNLRLELNTLGTPECRHAYRELLVDYFTAHHDTLDEDSKRRLHTNPLRILDTKNPDLKEIVAAAPSLHDHLDAVSREHFATLRSLLDSMGIDYEVNPRLVRGLDYYTHMVFEWVTDDLGAQSTVCAGGRYDGLVEQLGGKPTPGVGFGMGLERLILLLETQGIAPPVIAPDVYLIMAGTAAIQTGLTLAETLRDALPDLRLISNGGEGSFKTQMKRADKSSASFALILGENEVERGEIGLKPLRDGGEQITLSLSQVAQHLAVLLEKTQ; encoded by the coding sequence ATGAGCAAAAATATCCAATCTATCCGGGGAATGAATGACATTCTGCCGGATGCTACCCCCGCATGGCAGTACCTTGAAAATACCGCACGCACCTTGCTGAATCGCTACGGCTACAGCGAAATCCGTATGCCTATCGTCGAGCAAACCGATTTGTTTTCGCGTGCTGTCGGCGAAGTGACCGATATTGTCGAAAAGGAAATGTACACCTTTACCGACCGCAACGATGACAGCTTAAGTTTACGCCCGGAAGGTACGGCTGGCTGTATTCGTGCCGGAATTCAACACGGGCTGCTGCATAATCAGCAACAACGCCTGTGGTATACCGGCCCGATGTTCCGCCACGAACGCCCCCAAAAAGGCCGTTACCGTCAATTTCACCAGATTGGTGTGGAAGCATTCGGCATGGCGGGGCCTGACATTGACGCTGAACTCATCGCCATCACTGCGCGGTTATGGAAAAGCCTTGGGCTGCGCAACTTGCGTCTGGAATTAAACACGCTGGGCACGCCTGAATGCCGCCATGCGTATCGCGAATTGCTGGTGGACTATTTCACCGCGCATCACGACACACTCGATGAGGATTCCAAACGCCGCCTGCACACCAACCCGCTGCGCATTTTGGATACTAAAAATCCTGATCTGAAGGAAATCGTAGCCGCAGCACCTAGCCTGCACGATCATTTGGATGCGGTTTCACGCGAACACTTTGCGACATTGCGCTCCTTACTGGACAGCATGGGCATTGATTACGAGGTCAATCCGCGCTTGGTACGCGGGCTGGATTATTACACCCACATGGTATTCGAGTGGGTAACGGATGATCTCGGCGCACAAAGCACCGTCTGTGCAGGCGGGCGTTACGACGGCTTAGTGGAACAATTGGGCGGCAAACCGACTCCCGGCGTGGGCTTCGGCATGGGTTTGGAACGCCTGATTCTCTTGCTGGAAACCCAAGGCATTGCCCCCCCCGTCATCGCCCCCGATGTTTATTTGATCATGGCAGGCACAGCCGCGATTCAAACCGGCTTGACGTTGGCTGAAACTTTACGTGATGCCCTGCCCGATTTGCGTCTGATCAGCAATGGTGGCGAAGGCAGTTTCAAAACTCAAATGAAGCGAGCTGATAAATCTTCCGCCAGTTTTGCCCTGATTCTGGGGGAAAATGAAGTGGAACGTGGCGAAATCGGTCTCAAACCCTTGCGTGACGGCGGTGAGCAGATTACGCTCTCGCTCAGCCAAGTGGCGCAACACCTTGCTGTTTTGCTTGAAAAAACACAATAA
- a CDS encoding YfgM family protein, with the protein MSDYKTDDEKVEELKAWWKENGTSVIAGIALAIGGLFGWQYWKDYQETTAAEASALYAKVEKASETSLEQAQTDIQALQSGYASTPYAAIASMKAAQQYAEKGEYEPAATALRWVVDNSKEADFKHLANIRLARVLLAMKKVDEAQTLITQTYPEAYQALIEELKGDIYVAQNKPTDARAAYDKAMLGAAGSSSELIKLKRDNLGEGT; encoded by the coding sequence ATGTCTGATTACAAAACCGATGATGAAAAAGTCGAAGAACTCAAAGCTTGGTGGAAAGAAAACGGCACTTCCGTCATAGCCGGTATCGCACTGGCAATTGGCGGTTTATTCGGCTGGCAATATTGGAAAGACTACCAAGAAACCACGGCAGCAGAAGCCTCGGCGCTCTATGCTAAAGTCGAAAAAGCCAGTGAAACCTCATTGGAACAAGCGCAAACAGACATCCAAGCCTTGCAAAGCGGTTACGCCTCCACCCCGTATGCGGCAATTGCCAGCATGAAAGCCGCGCAGCAATACGCTGAAAAAGGCGAATACGAACCGGCAGCCACCGCATTACGCTGGGTCGTCGACAATAGCAAGGAAGCGGATTTCAAACACCTTGCCAATATCCGCCTCGCCCGCGTTTTGCTTGCCATGAAAAAAGTGGACGAAGCACAAACACTTATCACCCAAACCTACCCTGAGGCGTATCAAGCGCTGATCGAAGAGCTGAAAGGCGACATTTACGTTGCCCAAAACAAACCCACCGACGCGCGCGCAGCTTATGACAAAGCCATGCTGGGCGCGGCGGGCAGTTCCAGCGAGTTGATTAAACTGAAACGTGACAACCTCGGTGAGGGAACGTAA
- the bamB gene encoding outer membrane protein assembly factor BamB produces MKHISVALLVAVALSGCGTLSQMTTAVIPAKTENPPKALKEVKATATMRTLWQVSTGSSSGKDYVRIHPSVDDSAVLVAGGRSASAWSKANGGRIWQTTLEGDVTGGVSSGADGVFLGTGNGNALALERQTGKILWSTPLGSEVLAASAPNNGVVVFRTSNGSLHGLSTQNGQVLWREGRKSPTLSLRGASTPIVVGGMVIAGFDNGVVTAFDMQSGKGLWEVTLSVPRGSSDLDRMTDVDGEMKALGEALFAASYNGRIAGINMRDGSVAWAAPYSSYTGVDADPNGLYTSSDAGDLWKLEPLSGNPVWKMDDLQRRQPTAPALLGQYLVIGDYQGYLHWINTSNGQVAARTQGDKTGYTVAPVKDGNVVYTLGKSGLLSAFSIQ; encoded by the coding sequence ATGAAACACATTAGCGTCGCCCTGCTCGTCGCTGTCGCCTTATCGGGTTGCGGCACACTCTCACAAATGACCACAGCGGTTATTCCTGCGAAAACGGAAAACCCACCGAAAGCCTTGAAGGAAGTCAAAGCCACTGCCACCATGCGCACCTTATGGCAAGTCAGCACGGGCAGCAGCAGCGGCAAAGACTACGTGCGTATTCATCCCTCGGTGGATGACAGTGCCGTATTAGTGGCGGGCGGGCGTTCAGCCAGTGCCTGGAGCAAAGCCAACGGCGGGCGCATCTGGCAGACCACGCTTGAGGGTGATGTGACCGGCGGCGTCAGCAGCGGCGCAGATGGCGTATTTCTCGGCACAGGCAACGGCAATGCGCTTGCATTAGAGCGGCAAACCGGCAAAATCCTCTGGTCAACGCCCTTGGGCAGCGAAGTATTGGCAGCATCAGCGCCTAATAACGGTGTCGTGGTATTCCGCACCAGTAACGGCAGTTTGCACGGCCTTTCCACCCAAAACGGGCAAGTCCTCTGGCGTGAAGGGCGCAAAAGCCCAACGCTTTCGTTGCGTGGCGCAAGCACCCCGATTGTCGTGGGCGGCATGGTCATCGCCGGTTTCGATAACGGTGTGGTCACAGCTTTCGACATGCAAAGCGGCAAAGGGCTGTGGGAAGTTACCCTGTCGGTGCCACGCGGCAGCAGCGATCTTGACCGCATGACCGACGTGGATGGCGAGATGAAAGCCTTGGGCGAAGCCCTGTTTGCCGCGAGTTACAACGGGCGAATTGCAGGCATCAATATGCGTGACGGCAGTGTCGCGTGGGCAGCGCCCTACTCCAGCTATACCGGCGTGGATGCTGACCCGAATGGCTTGTATACCAGCAGTGACGCGGGCGATCTGTGGAAACTGGAACCGCTTTCCGGCAACCCGGTGTGGAAAATGGATGACCTGCAACGTCGCCAACCCACTGCGCCTGCGCTACTGGGGCAATACCTCGTCATCGGCGATTACCAAGGCTACTTGCATTGGATCAATACCAGCAACGGGCAAGTGGCGGCACGCACCCAAGGCGATAAAACCGGATACACCGTCGCGCCCGTTAAAGACGGCAATGTTGTTTATACCTTAGGGAAAAGCGGCTTACTCTCGGCTTTCAGCATCCAATAA
- a CDS encoding uracil-DNA glycosylase family protein gives MTLPAYAPVDLVQHQQALLQCTLCPLMIRPVITGEPVVSPVMSIGQAPGIHEAKVMRPFGWTAGKTLFKWFEGIGLDETAFRQRVYMAAVCRCFPGKQAQGGDRVPSTEEVANCSRWLTAEIRLLRPQLLILIGKLAISQFLSAKKLDEVVGKCHRTVIDGREVDLLPLPHPSGLSTWFRTEPGKTLLQDALQALAAHPAWLGLLDAESRE, from the coding sequence ATGACTTTGCCCGCGTATGCCCCCGTCGATTTGGTGCAACACCAACAAGCCTTGCTCCAATGCACGCTTTGCCCGCTGATGATCCGCCCGGTCATTACTGGCGAACCCGTTGTGTCACCCGTGATGTCCATCGGGCAAGCGCCCGGTATCCACGAGGCCAAGGTCATGCGCCCGTTTGGTTGGACAGCAGGCAAAACCCTCTTCAAATGGTTTGAAGGGATTGGGTTGGATGAAACGGCATTTCGGCAACGGGTTTACATGGCGGCAGTTTGCCGGTGTTTTCCGGGCAAGCAAGCGCAAGGCGGTGATCGCGTTCCCTCGACGGAAGAGGTGGCGAATTGCTCGCGCTGGCTGACTGCTGAAATTCGCCTATTGCGTCCGCAACTGCTAATTTTGATTGGCAAATTGGCCATTAGCCAATTTCTTAGCGCCAAAAAGTTGGATGAAGTGGTGGGGAAATGCCATCGCACGGTGATCGACGGGCGCGAAGTCGATTTGCTGCCGCTGCCGCATCCGTCGGGTTTGTCGACGTGGTTTCGTACTGAGCCGGGAAAAACTTTGTTGCAGGATGCGCTGCAAGCCTTGGCAGCACACCCCGCTTGGCTTGGCTTATTGGATGCTGAAAGCCGAGAGTAA